One region of Oncorhynchus mykiss isolate Arlee chromosome 8, USDA_OmykA_1.1, whole genome shotgun sequence genomic DNA includes:
- the LOC110529799 gene encoding lactoylglutathione lyase isoform X1 produces the protein MTEKGLTDEAVSAACKEGDPITQDYMLQQTMLRVKDPLKSLDFYTRIMGMTLLQKIDFPSMCFTLYFLGYEEKKEIPADIKDKTAWTFSRRATIELTHNWGSESDENLSYHNGNAEPKGFGHIGIAVPDVYAACKVFEEKGVTFVKKPDDGKMKGLAFIQDPDGYWIEILSPNNMFTVTSSKRQTEIVQTDLVRKRM, from the exons ATGACAGAAAAAGGACTTACAGATGAGGCTGTGTCCGCAGCGTGCAAAGAAGGGGACCCTATCACCCAG gATTACATGTTGCAGCAAACTATGCTGAGGGTGAAAGACCCACTCAAGTCTTTAGACTTCTACACACGCATCATGGGCATGAC GTTGCTTCAGAAAATAGACTTCCCATCAATGTGCTTCACACTCTACTTCCTGGGTTATGAGGAAAAGAAGGAAATCCCTGCAGACATAAAGGACAAAACAGCATGGACTTTCTCCCGACGAGCCACCATTGAACTCACACA CAACTGGGGCTCTGAATCAGATGAAAATCTATCTTATCACAACGGAAACGCTGAGCCAAAAGGTTTTG GGCACATCGGAATTGCTGTACCTGATGTTTATGCAGCCTGCAAAGTATTTGAAGAAAAAGGAGTAACATTTGTTAAGAAGCCAGATGATg GTAAAATGAAGGGACTGGCCTTTATACAGGATCCTGATGGATACTGGATTGAGATTTTGAGTCCAAACAACATGTTCACCGTAACGTCATCCAAGCGTCAAACTGAGATAGTACAAACTGACTTGGTCAGAAAAAGGATGTGA
- the LOC110529799 gene encoding lactoylglutathione lyase isoform X2 — translation MLQQTMLRVKDPLKSLDFYTRIMGMTLLQKIDFPSMCFTLYFLGYEEKKEIPADIKDKTAWTFSRRATIELTHNWGSESDENLSYHNGNAEPKGFGHIGIAVPDVYAACKVFEEKGVTFVKKPDDGKMKGLAFIQDPDGYWIEILSPNNMFTVTSSKRQTEIVQTDLVRKRM, via the exons ATGTTGCAGCAAACTATGCTGAGGGTGAAAGACCCACTCAAGTCTTTAGACTTCTACACACGCATCATGGGCATGAC GTTGCTTCAGAAAATAGACTTCCCATCAATGTGCTTCACACTCTACTTCCTGGGTTATGAGGAAAAGAAGGAAATCCCTGCAGACATAAAGGACAAAACAGCATGGACTTTCTCCCGACGAGCCACCATTGAACTCACACA CAACTGGGGCTCTGAATCAGATGAAAATCTATCTTATCACAACGGAAACGCTGAGCCAAAAGGTTTTG GGCACATCGGAATTGCTGTACCTGATGTTTATGCAGCCTGCAAAGTATTTGAAGAAAAAGGAGTAACATTTGTTAAGAAGCCAGATGATg GTAAAATGAAGGGACTGGCCTTTATACAGGATCCTGATGGATACTGGATTGAGATTTTGAGTCCAAACAACATGTTCACCGTAACGTCATCCAAGCGTCAAACTGAGATAGTACAAACTGACTTGGTCAGAAAAAGGATGTGA